DNA from Phocoena phocoena chromosome 1, mPhoPho1.1, whole genome shotgun sequence:
GCCCCAGAGACTGCGCCAGTGAGCCCTTTTATCAAGGAGACTGAATGGTGATAGAGTGgacagaacacaggctccggcaTGACAGGCCTGGGCTGCAGTCCCCCGCTCTACCACTTACCAGGTGGGGGccttgggcaagtggcttaacctctctgagccccggtTTCTTGAGCGTCACGGTCACGGTCATCAATCGTTAGGATCAAATGATATTATTTACGTATAGAAGGACCGGGCACACGGCAGATGTGCAATAAAAGTGgtgactgggggcttccctggtggcgcagtggttgagagtccgcctgccgatgcaggggacacgggttcgtgccccggtccgggaagatcccacaggccacggagcggctgggcccgtgagccatggccgcggagcctgcgcgtccggagcctgtgctccgcaacgggagacgccacaacagtgagaggcccgcgtaccgcaaaaaaaaaaaaaaaaaaaaaaaaaaaagtggtgactGCTATTAGTGGTATTGTCTTTATCTCACCATCTCACCAAGagaccttccctcccctccccctcccctccccacccccagccacccctcccaAAGGGAACGCATCGTGCCTACCTCAGGCTGACCCAAGGTGCCTTGAAGGTATCCTCAGCCAGACCTGTGGTCTCTCCTCATAGGTACTAGGAAGCCTGAGGGGAGACGGATGAGGGGATGCTTAGCTTCAGGAAGGTAGTGCGTCTCTGGTCCCAGGGAGAGGGTGTTGTGGGCAGGGAGGATGGTGAGTCCTCATTTGCTTATGTGCTGGTTCCAGATGAAGCCTGAAGTATTGGGGTTTTATCGCCTGGTTTCTCTGGAGGCTGCAGCTCCTAACCCCACCTCTGAAACCAGAACATCCTGTTCTGTGTCGTTGCAGCACCGGCGGACCCGCCTCTGGGTTTCCAGGCACGGGAGGGGTGTTGGACGCCCGCTTGGGGATGAGAGTACCTGCCTGCTTGGGGTCAGCCCTGGAAGGGATCTCCCTTTCTGGAGGCAGGGGCACTTCCTGTGTGACAAGGACAGAGGTCCACTGGAGGAACGCCCAAGAGCGCCAGTTACTGTTCCATCACTTGCTGCTTCACAAAATGAAGATTATAGGAAGCCCCACGGGGGGCACCGAGAGAGGCCGGGAAGCCAGACAGACGTGTTGCCTAACAGGTGTCAAATGTGGAGCTACAGAGGCTCTGACAGGAGAAGATGGCTTTCGGCTTGCCGAGATCAAGGCAGTTTCCTGGAGAAAACACTAAGCCAATGGATGAGGGAAAGGGTGTTGCCAGGCCTGGGAGGGAGAAACGTGAGCAGAGAGAATAGGGCAAGTCCAGGTGCACCGGGAATTCCGTGCACCTCAGACTCCACATATTCAAATGTGAGCCCCTCTCCTCTCTACCCTGAACTAGGTCCCCGTCTCACCCTCCACCCAGCATCCAGGTTAGAGACCTCAGGTGCCGAGGTTCCGCCTTGCTTTTGCAGGCTAGTGTGCCGACTCCCCAACACCACAGGCCTCCCTCTTTCCTCAACACACCCACGAGCCAGCCACGCTGCACCACTGTCGTGACTCCACCACGGGCGGTCCTGGCATGGGCCTGGGCACATAGTAAGGTGTGGATGGGCAGATGAAGGACTCGGCTTGGTGAGACCAACCTATAACTGGGCAGGGTAGGGAAGTTAGCCCATTGTCTGCTGTTGGCCCTGAATCTTTCCCTCCTGAGGCCCCACACTGTCTTCTCTAGAAACTCTCATTCTTCCCGGGCTCCCAAGAGGGAGCTCTCACTATCACCCAATTCCTGGGCCATTAGAGGACCACAGAATGCCTCTTCCTCCTGTTAAACAGGGATAAATCCTGTTTCTTTTCAGCTAAGACAGGGTTAGACTCTTTTACgatatttcttttaagaaactaaaggaaaacagaaacacagaaaattggcggggggaggggaagagttaCACAGGAAAATGTCTAGATGAGCAGTTACTGTAGGCCAGGCCCGTGTCAGGCTCTCCTGGGAAGGATGCCAGATGAAGAGCATGGTTAGTGCCCACAGAGGACACTGTGGACCTATTCCAAAGGGCAGTGGAAGTCGGCATGTACACACCCAACTACAACATGAGAAGGATGGTAGGAGCTGGGTGGAGGCCCAGGTGGGGCGGAAATGCTAATACTTCCTGATTCACTAAAGCTGACCCCCACAACCTCCCACCTCCAGCTTGAGTGCTCAAAGCTGTGCACTAAACCCATCTTGGTCCCCATGGCAACCAGTCATCCACTGGCCcctctgctctctctctgtccctctaaAGCAGCGTATTCTGTTTTCATCTCCCATCTGGCTCAGATCCTGTGACCCATCATGTCACCCACTCCTTGACAGAGTCCTCAACAACTTAGCCCCCTGACCTTTGGTCCCACCCTCCCAGCAAAATCCCCTCCGTGGATGAACCCTCACACCGACCAGCTACGAGAGAAATCTGCACAGCCGGGCAGCCTGATGTCACCGTGATTCCCCATCACCAACCTCAACCAGGTCTGAAACTCAGCTTACCAGTTACACTGTTTCCCTGGCCAGCTGCTGCTCCCACAGCGCCCTCAAGTTCTCTCCACTCCCTTCACACCACAACATCACCCCCTCACAGCCCCCAACACTGCTCTCTGCAGACGACTTGGCCTCCCTCGCTCGCCATGAGAAAATAAGAGTCGCGGGGTGGGAAGCCTCCACCTTGCTCCTGCGAAATCACGCCTCCTTTACTCCTGTCTGTCAAACGGTCTTGTCAACCCAGCTGAGGAATTTGGACTTTGTCCTCGGGACACTGAGAAACATGGAAAGATTTTAATTAGGGGGGTACTCTGAGCAGAATAGGATTGGGGACTCGCTGGCTGCAGTGTGAAGCTGGGATTGGtcttagcagaaaaaaaaaaaaaatgaccaaacaGCCCCAGAAATGCCATCTCAGCTGGCCCCTGAGGGATGAGAAGCAGTTGGTCAAGAAGGTTGGGAAGAGAACCCCAGAAAGAAGGAATCGCAGAAGGGCCCAGAGACAAAAGAATTGGTTCCTTCGAGGAACCACAGAAGGTTTGGGTGGTGGGAACATGGAGTATCAGCTGGCAAGAGGCAAGGGTGAAGCTGGGGGGATCCCTGGGCCCCTCCCAGGTTTCAGAGGCTCCCTAGCAGGTAGCACAGTTTCTTAAGGCCAAGAGGAATCCAGAGAAGGATTTTAAGGAAAGGGATGGCCTGGCCGGAATTGTATTTTAAGACAATTAGCATTCATTGGAAGGGGTAAAAATGGAGGCAGGGAAATCAGTTGGTGGATTGATGCCACCTCCAGATGCGAGACGACGCGGCTCGGACAAGGGTGGGGGTGGCTGCTGGGACAGAGTCAGACAGGACAGGTTCGATGGTTGCTCAGAAGGTGGGACCGACAGGTCTTTGTGACTAACTACCTGGAGGAGTTTTAGGATGGGACAGATGTGATGGGTCCATGACGATTGAAAGAGAAGTTGAAGACACAAGGCAGAGAAGAGGCCAGTCTTCAAGTCCCTGAGCGGGGAGGCGGGGCGGGTGGATCGAGCCCACAGTGGAGGGATTGGGCTCACAATGCTATTTTgataggagagaaggaagaatgtgGACAGGAAGGTCTGTGGGTTTTGTAGCAGGAAACTGACAACTACTCTCTCTGTGAGGCAGAGGCCGTTTTAAGGAGCTGCTGCCGAGAATGCCCAAGAGAACGGCGAGGTTGCTGAAGGCTTTGAGAGCCCGCGGGAGGCTGGAGAACAGGCGGGAACGGAAGCACAAGCACGGCCTGGGCAAGGGGGGCGGCGAGGGGGGCGTTCCTCCACAGCACACGGAGGGCGGGATGCAGGCCTCAGGTTGGAGTGTCACCTGCAGTGTGTTATGGTGACATGACAGGGCAGGTAAGCTGAGGATACTAGCAAGAGGGAGGCTGACATAAAGGGCCCTGTAATCTAAACTGAGGTTGGGGGAAAAGACAAGAGGAGCTGTTGGAGACGGCACAGAGAGGTCTGGATCTCCTAGAAGCTCCCACTGGGCGGCAGGcaaggtggagggagagagacctGCCACATGTTCCTCCTGGGCCACCTGGATGCTGGGTCCTGGAAGAACACGTTCCTGAAATTTCCAAATGTGTTCCAGTCCAGGCGGTCCTTCCATCATATCCAGTCACACCCCACCTGAGACCTCAGGCCCCCCTCGAGGAGCTTCCTCCGGGCCTCGGGGGACCAACACAAGCTCAGTTCTTCCACACTGACTGGGTTGCCTTCCGGACTGCTCCCCGGGACACGTAAGACTGCCCTGGGCATGGCAGAGACCGGCCCACTCTGatcccctccccagccagggatgggaCATACCACTTCTACCCTCACAGCCTGCTCTCCCAAACCTGGAACTTCCTGGCCCCCATTCACACGGGGCAGAGGGGCTCCAGCCCAGGCAGGGTGGGAACAAGTCCAGCTACCAGGAGATTCCTTCGCTGGGTCTGTTTGATCATGACTTAGAGGTGAGATGAGGGCGTTATTGCTGAGTGAAGCAGGCAAGTTGCAGTTAACATGTTTGAGCCTCAACTTCTcagtctataaaatgggatgcCTGCCCAGCAGGGAGGTTGTCAGGAAGTGCTAACACACCggtattattgttattgttgtcgTGATTTTTATATTCTACGGCATCAGGACTTCTAATTCAAGTCCTTTGCTGTTCTGAACTGGATCTTCTGACCTGAGTCCTGGGAAACAGagaagttcaaatcccagcctggagagaatgaggaggaggaggcaTGGCAAGCTCCTCCTTCAGGATTAAGACTGATCACCTGTCCCGGGGAGCAATTGCCCCAGTGGTGCCCATACATATATGGCTAATACTTGCAGATGCTTGCTCGGTTCTACTTTCCACGTCACTCATTCAATCCTTCTAAAACTGTGTGAGGCAAGTActgttatcatcctcattttactgagAAGAAATTGGAGCGCTGAggaggtaagtaacttgcccaaggtcacacagcaggtagatggcagaactgggatttgaatccagatagTCTGTGCTCTCAACGCAGTTTACTGCTCTGCTGGGCTTCTTCAACTTCATGTCCGTGGCTTGTGTGACCCCTGTCTTTGGCCTCCACACAAGGACCGTGGATGTGGCCTTACTCTGGGGGCAGCAGGATGAGGCAGCCAGGAAGCTAGGCTGTCCTCTGCAGTCAGGTCTGGGTTGGGGCTCCCTGGGAAGAGAAGGTGATACCAGCTGCTGAGGGGTAAGGACAGGGTGCAGGGCCGGGGGCAGAGACGGGCTGGGATCAGGGTCTGAAGCCAGAGGAGGGCAGACCAGAGGGAGGCCTCCCAGCAGTTCCAGCATCCCCGGGCCTTTGAACCTGTGGACCCAGGTTGTGCTCCCTCTTCGTGCCTGGGGCCAGGCATGCGGAGCTCAGTGGGAACCATTCCTCAGGGGAATCCAGCAGGGCCGCTCTCAGGGTCCACGTTTCCTGCCACCCACAGCTGGTTCTGAGAGGAAGCCTTCCCTGCCAACCCTTCTTGGTGCTGGGCTCAGAAAAGTGACTTCTAATCTGGGGTTGGGCCCTTACCTCCTCCTGGATCCCTCAGAGGTTCTGGCTCAAGTCCCCTAGAAGATGTGAAAATGGGGACGGCCGAGCTCTTTCCTAGCCCCGAACTTCAGGCAGGGCAGCCCCTCCAGGTGGACCTTGGGAACGCATGAGGGCAGGGGACAGACCCACCTGGGTTCCCAGCAGCTCCTCCCCCAGAGGCCAGGACACGCTCTGCTACTCAGCCTCCTCTGCAGGCTCTCGGGCTGGGGCCCACGCAGGGCCCTCCCGGGCCTGCGAGGAGGTCAGCTGTCTCGGGACTGAGGAACAATGGCTGGGGCTGggctcccctcctccctggcGGCTTCTCGCCAAGCTCTCCTGCCACGCGCTCCTCTGCAGTCGAACCCTCTTCTGCCAGTGTTTCCCTGCTCAGACCTCAGCGCCTCCACTACCCCGGCCCCTCCCTGGTGATCTCATTCACTCCCAGGGACTCAGGGAACCTACTGCCAATGAGTCCCAAGCCCACATCTACAGACCAGCCTTCGCCCTGTGAATCCAGCTGCCCCAGGCATCTCTCCCCTGGAAATCCCGTGTCTGGCATTGAACCCTCAATCCCCCAAAACCTGCTCTTCCTCAAGTGCCCAGCCAGCCGGTCAGAAACCAGGGTGGCTTCGTTGACTCCCTACTCCCCACGTCCAGCAGCCGAAAGTTCTGTCAACCACCCCTGCCATGCGCCCCCATCCCTTCCAGATGTGACCCTGCCTCTGTCACACCTCTGGAATCTCTCTGTTCCCTGTACCACACCTTCGTCATGTCTGGGTCTCTCCCCTGCAATCCATCCCCACGCACGGCATCCCCCTCTTCAGCTTCATCACTGGCGCGGGCACCCTGGACCCTACACTGCAACCCTCCTGGACCCCCTGCCTTTTCCTCAAGAACCCCTCTATGTTAGTCAgccatccctttctttctccactGGCTCTTTCCTCAGAGGCTAACACTGCATCCGGTGGACACATGTGAGTGGCTGCCTGGTTCCCGACGACTTCCCCGTTTCTGGCTGGGACTGACCTGGAACAAACAGGTGGGCTCCCCAAATCACAAGTGGACTACAGGAGCCTGCCCCCACTGGTCAGAACTGGTTGCATCAGTagtagatacttttttttttttttttttttggctttgttgggtctttgttgctgtgcgtgggtttgtctctggttgcggtgcatgggcttctcattgcggtggcctctcttgtgaagcacgggctccaggcatgcgggcttcagcagccgTGGcacggaggctcagtagttgtggcgcacaggcttagctgccccgcggcatgtgggatcttcccggaccaaggctcgaacttgtgtcccctgcattggcaggtggattctcaaccactgcgccaccagggaagccccacagtagtAGATACTTGACTCAAGCTGGACCAATCAGATTCAAGCACCTGAATACTTGAGACCCAGAATCAAGAGTTTGGCAGTCCCAGGCATGGAGCCTCATAAGTGCCGATAAATGACAAAGCACTAGAGGTCCCATGCCTGACCTCAGGCAGCTGGGACCACCTGCTTCCTGCCCTCCTGAGTCATCTGTCCCTTTAATTCACCCCCAAAACTCCTTTCCATTGCTTGCAACCAAAGAAGCTTAACTCAagtctctgccatcttgaaactgCCTCCCTTGCCCCAAAATCCCCCACAGCAACCATGAGTCTGTCCTTCTCTCTGCCAAGGTTCTTGATAAAGTCTTCCACAGTAAACTCCACGCCCTCACCTTTCATCCACTCACCTGTCAGCCCACGGGAATTCTAcaaagtcaacaaatatttatttagcatcttcCGTGTGAGAGACTCTGAGGACACAGAACAAGGCGCAGACTGTGGCCTCAGAGAATTCACAGTCTAGCCCGGTAAGGGGTTAGCGCAAATTGTAATAAAGACTAAATTTAAACGTGGTAAGAGACTGGCAGGGAAACTCACAGGTGTTATGGAAGGGAGGGGCTCCGGGAAGGTGTCCCAGGGAGGGGATGTCCGAGCACTGTCATGCCTTTGAGTGACAGGGACATGTTTATGCACAAGTTTCggttcaggaaaataaaaaatgagtgacttcttcctatttttatttaaaatgaaaatagatttatTAGTATCTGTGAAAAACATAATATATTATAACTATTTAGATTACCACTTGattgataggaaaaaaatctccCTGAGAAACTTGGCACAATGATTTTCACCTGGGCACATGTGAAATGCTGGCAGGTAGGCAGCCCACATGGGGTCTACTGGCCAGGGATTCTCATCACTGTCATAAAGGACTTGGGAGAAGAGAAGGGCAGGGAGACAAGGGAAGAATGTGAGCAAAGGTCCATGGAGAAGCAGCATGGTAGGTGGGGGAGGAATAACAAATAATTGGTTAAGCAGGGAGTAAAGTCGGGAAAGGCAGGAAAGGAAGCCAAAGGCTGACAGAGACCTGATTTCACAGCCAGGGCCTTGGTAGGCTTTATCCCAAGAACAGGAGGGAGCCATTGAGGGTTACTGAGCAAGAGAGGGTGTTTCACTTTGGTGGCTAGTGTCAAGGAAGGGGGGATTGATCTACCCCTGCTCCGCCCTTAAGCCCTAGCCACCAAGTCCCTGAGGCTTGTGGTTCCCACAAAGTATCTGCTGTCCTTAAGCTGTCGggcacaggggtgggggggtctGAAGATGAGGGCTCAGAGGGAGAAGTGGTCCCTACTGGCCTCCGTCCCCAGCCCACCAACCCCAGGGTGAATGTAATTGTCCTCGATGaaaccatcatcatcatcttcacccACCTCGGGGCAGACCCCTTTCACTGTCCCAGACAGCGGGCGGTGCTGGTAGCTGGCACGGTATTTGCGGCAGAGGTGGCATTTGGCAGCAAGTGCGATGAGGAGAGAAAGGACCACAGCCCCCAGCACGACCCCTACCAGCACAGGCCATGCCCGGGCCCCGCTGCCCAGTCCAGGGGATACGGCCGATGCTGTGGGGAGCTCTGAGggctccacagtggctgcagagAAAGGGAAAGTGTTAGGGATGGGGCCCCCGACTGGCTCCCTGGGGAAACTGAGAGGAGTGGGGCAAGTTCCTCCCCGCAACCTCAGCATCTAAGGGGTACCCAATCCCCtcctcagcctccct
Protein-coding regions in this window:
- the C1H1orf210 gene encoding type III endosome membrane protein TEMP, whose protein sequence is MSEANQTTVEPSELPTASAVSPGLGSGARAWPVLVGVVLGAVVLSLLIALAAKCHLCRKYRASYQHRPLSGTVKGVCPEVGEDDDDGFIEDNYIHPGVGGLGTEASRDHFSL